The following are from one region of the Paenibacillus sp. JZ16 genome:
- a CDS encoding nucleotide excision repair endonuclease, with protein sequence MINITIPKVDVTITKQAAPELSHIYGFTDFHLIPRDRGGIFMFYNSKEELLFVGKARKLRPRIKKHFEDSVSPIKEHRDEVTRIEVCVIEDAVHREIYETYIINEFKAKYNIDKVFFK encoded by the coding sequence GTGATCAATATAACCATTCCCAAGGTGGACGTTACCATTACCAAGCAGGCTGCTCCGGAGTTGAGCCACATTTACGGATTTACAGATTTTCACCTGATTCCAAGAGATCGGGGCGGGATCTTCATGTTCTACAACAGCAAGGAGGAGCTCCTGTTCGTTGGCAAAGCAAGAAAGCTCAGACCGCGGATCAAGAAGCATTTCGAAGATAGCGTCTCTCCGATCAAGGAGCATCGGGATGAGGTTACAAGAATCGAGGTCTGCGTCATTGAAGACGCCGTTCACAGAGAGATCTATGAGACCTATATCATTAATGAATTCAAGGCCAAATATAATATAGACAAGGTGTTCTTTAAGTAA
- a CDS encoding RNA polymerase sigma factor: protein MTDLRQVYHQHFQDVYRFLLSLSRDEHVAEELTQETFFKALKHIDSFQGTCKLSVWLCQIAKHTYFSYLEKQKRYEPASQVEHSSGLDIEWQTVDKAEAFRIHQILHLMDEPYKEVFTLRVFGELSFGEISQLFEKNESWARVTFFRAKQKIQSLYKEENRP from the coding sequence GTGACGGATTTGCGCCAGGTCTATCATCAGCACTTTCAAGACGTGTATCGGTTCCTGCTGTCGCTTAGCAGAGATGAGCATGTTGCGGAAGAACTCACACAGGAGACGTTTTTCAAAGCGCTGAAGCATATCGATTCGTTTCAAGGTACGTGCAAACTAAGCGTTTGGCTCTGCCAAATCGCTAAACATACATACTTCTCCTATCTTGAAAAACAAAAGCGGTATGAGCCGGCTTCGCAGGTCGAGCACAGCAGCGGTCTGGATATCGAATGGCAAACCGTCGATAAAGCAGAGGCTTTCCGAATCCACCAGATTCTGCACTTGATGGACGAGCCGTATAAAGAGGTGTTCACGCTGCGGGTGTTCGGAGAGTTGTCTTTTGGCGAAATCAGCCAGCTGTTCGAAAAAAACGAAAGCTGGGCAAGAGTCACCTTCTTTCGAGCCAAGCAAAAAATTCAAAGCCTGTACAAGGAGGAGAATCGACCGTGA
- a CDS encoding Crp/Fnr family transcriptional regulator produces the protein MKLLHDAPLMKAKLEQFQFENMLDLSRPVPFTLQQYEPGEIILHEGFAMNSLLFLVQGKIKVTSSIETGKSLLLRFGHPFSIIGDIELIRSVPVQSQIEAVNECLFIGLSFDYIKQHEMTNARFTSTLLDHLSYKLQTCTTASRVNLLASVENRFASYLMSTMSPGSSPSFGMELKTDHIGEIASLLGTTHRHLNRVMHAFVQKGILERNGQTIRILDWNAMETASNGIRYE, from the coding sequence ATGAAACTACTTCATGACGCACCATTGATGAAAGCCAAGCTGGAACAATTTCAATTCGAGAACATGCTGGACCTGAGCAGGCCTGTGCCTTTTACATTGCAGCAATACGAGCCCGGCGAGATCATCCTGCATGAAGGCTTCGCCATGAATTCCCTTCTGTTCCTTGTGCAAGGGAAGATTAAAGTGACCTCCAGCATCGAAACCGGCAAATCGCTTCTTCTGCGCTTTGGCCATCCTTTTTCCATCATCGGGGATATTGAATTGATTCGAAGCGTTCCGGTCCAATCGCAGATTGAAGCCGTTAACGAATGCCTCTTTATCGGGCTGTCCTTTGACTATATTAAGCAACATGAAATGACAAACGCCCGCTTTACATCCACCTTGCTGGATCACCTGAGCTACAAACTCCAGACGTGCACGACCGCTTCCCGCGTCAATTTGTTGGCATCGGTCGAGAACCGGTTTGCCAGCTATCTTATGTCCACCATGTCGCCGGGATCCAGCCCTTCCTTCGGAATGGAGCTGAAGACCGACCATATCGGGGAGATCGCCAGCTTGCTTGGTACCACACACCGGCATTTGAACAGGGTCATGCATGCTTTTGTACAAAAAGGGATCCTGGAGCGAAACGGACAGACCATCCGCATTCTGGACTGGAACGCGATGGAGACGGCATCGAATGGGATCCGCTATGAGTAG
- a CDS encoding ArsR/SmtB family transcription factor, translating to MELTTFNALAEPNRFRIVSLLLKGSLTVGEIAERLDIRQPQASKHLKVLLEAGLVEVRAEANRRSYKLRSEPFQELDHWLDNYRSIWNERFDNLDKYLETLQSEGTGKKQD from the coding sequence ATGGAACTAACAACATTTAACGCTTTGGCCGAACCGAACCGTTTTCGTATTGTGAGTCTCCTGCTGAAGGGTTCTTTAACGGTAGGAGAAATCGCTGAACGTCTTGACATTCGGCAGCCACAAGCCTCCAAGCATCTGAAGGTGCTGCTGGAAGCCGGCTTGGTAGAGGTAAGGGCGGAGGCCAACCGGCGGAGCTACAAGCTGCGGTCGGAGCCGTTTCAGGAATTGGACCATTGGCTTGATAATTACCGGAGCATATGGAACGAGCGCTTTGACAACTTGGATAAATACTTGGAGACACTGCAATCGGAAGGAACAGGTAAGAAACAGGATTAA
- a CDS encoding HAD-IIB family hydrolase, which translates to MKFVFDLDGTICFKGQPVSDELLKALEELVAQGHEVIFASARPIRDLLPVLHERVHHYPMIGGNGSMVAAGGKRISTAGFDSEVLPSLLQLLTTYNVSYLIDGEWDYAYRGPADHPILLNLDPHKLAKNVALQELNSVVKILMLTSDHMAEVEERLRQLDVVVHVHGGENVLDISPKGIHKWSGLQQLGVKEGEYVAFGNDANDITMFQHALHAVMIGDHPLLAPYSSEHLPLDRDIEHAIAERLQALGRQYATASL; encoded by the coding sequence ATGAAATTTGTATTCGATCTGGACGGAACGATCTGTTTTAAAGGGCAGCCGGTTTCGGACGAGTTGTTGAAGGCATTGGAGGAGCTGGTGGCGCAAGGGCATGAGGTTATTTTTGCTTCCGCCCGGCCGATTCGCGACTTACTTCCCGTCCTTCATGAGCGCGTTCATCACTACCCGATGATCGGAGGCAACGGTTCGATGGTGGCGGCAGGGGGAAAGCGGATCTCCACGGCGGGCTTTGACAGCGAGGTGCTTCCGAGCCTTCTTCAGCTGTTAACAACGTATAACGTGAGCTATTTGATCGATGGAGAATGGGACTATGCCTATAGGGGTCCTGCAGATCATCCGATTCTGCTGAATTTAGACCCGCACAAGCTGGCCAAGAACGTGGCGCTCCAGGAGCTGAATTCGGTTGTGAAAATATTGATGCTGACCTCGGACCATATGGCGGAAGTCGAGGAGAGGCTGAGACAACTGGATGTCGTTGTTCACGTGCATGGAGGGGAAAATGTGCTGGATATCAGCCCTAAGGGGATACATAAATGGAGCGGGCTTCAGCAGCTGGGTGTGAAGGAGGGCGAGTATGTTGCCTTCGGCAACGATGCCAACGATATTACGATGTTCCAGCATGCGCTGCACGCGGTAATGATCGGTGATCATCCGCTGCTGGCACCGTATTCCTCGGAACACCTTCCGCTGGATCGCGATATCGAGCATGCGATTGCGGAACGGCTGCAGGCGCTCGGGCGTCAATATGCTACAGCAAGTTTGTAG
- a CDS encoding TetR/AcrR family transcriptional regulator, translating to MEHSDNLSTDDKLLLAAIDLISRKGYNGVTTLEIATAAGLSEKTLFRKFGSKQNLLETAFERYHYGEEMTKLFEEKLIGDLSEDLLLISRTYHELMIRNRKLITISVKENDNLPGLREITSKHPKQYMDVLTKYFTVMTEKGKMIAGDPELRAISFMMMNFGAFMNELDSEELFSSVTLDAFIEESVRIFARALTP from the coding sequence ATGGAGCATAGTGACAACCTGAGCACGGATGATAAGCTGCTGCTGGCCGCGATCGACCTCATCTCTCGGAAGGGCTACAACGGGGTAACCACGCTGGAAATCGCTACGGCTGCCGGCTTAAGCGAGAAAACCTTGTTTCGTAAATTCGGGAGCAAGCAGAACCTCTTGGAAACAGCCTTTGAGCGCTATCATTATGGTGAAGAAATGACAAAGCTGTTTGAAGAGAAGCTGATAGGAGATTTAAGCGAAGACTTACTTCTTATCAGCCGGACGTACCATGAGCTGATGATTCGGAATCGGAAGCTGATCACGATCAGCGTGAAGGAGAACGATAACTTACCGGGCCTGCGGGAGATTACCAGCAAACATCCCAAGCAATACATGGATGTATTGACGAAGTATTTTACCGTGATGACCGAGAAGGGCAAAATGATCGCAGGCGATCCGGAGCTGCGGGCCATTTCGTTCATGATGATGAACTTCGGGGCGTTTATGAATGAACTGGACTCGGAGGAACTCTTCTCTTCCGTGACGCTTGATGCCTTTATCGAGGAAAGCGTGCGGATTTTTGCTAGGGCATTAACCCCCTAG
- a CDS encoding sigma-70 family RNA polymerase sigma factor, which yields MELEVKRAQRGDREAFIRLFRRLEPELYRLAKSIVRRDEDIADAFQETTLKAYRSLATLQKPQYFKTWVIRILINECNQLLRNQEKTVTMAEVPEATRSADYYEDSHKLDLHEAVESLDESLRIVIHLFYFQDLPIKQISSVLDISEGAVRARLHRARGILADRVKHTREGKLSYEPN from the coding sequence GAAGCTTTTATCCGGCTCTTCCGGAGGCTGGAACCCGAGCTGTACCGCTTGGCAAAGTCCATTGTAAGACGCGATGAAGATATTGCGGACGCATTTCAAGAAACGACGCTGAAAGCTTATAGATCTTTGGCAACATTGCAAAAACCACAGTATTTCAAAACTTGGGTGATCCGGATCTTGATCAATGAATGCAATCAGCTGCTTCGGAATCAGGAAAAAACCGTGACCATGGCTGAAGTGCCTGAAGCGACAAGGTCCGCTGATTATTACGAAGATAGTCACAAGCTCGATCTTCATGAAGCGGTGGAGAGCTTGGACGAATCGCTTCGCATCGTGATCCATTTGTTTTATTTTCAAGATTTGCCCATCAAACAGATCTCAAGCGTGTTGGATATTTCTGAGGGAGCGGTTAGAGCACGCCTTCACAGAGCGCGCGGGATCCTAGCGGATCGGGTAAAGCATACTCGGGAGGGGAAGCTGTCTTATGAACCCAATTGA
- a CDS encoding zf-HC2 domain-containing protein yields MSRVSCDIIQDLLPLYYDHVCSADTKALVEEHLADCPDCREVLSHISSPMPLPAQTIDQNRDEGAGLRQVAAQWSRTKWIAFTKGLLLTCLAVGLLFLVYVGLFKWNITNVPTRVMQVSDISQLKDGRIVYHVKMTDGFNVNQASGHSDANGNLYITPKRPIIKSKKFADLGLSNMYYFNDIKERNAYEKSFGDGVQIKALYLGTPDDRILIWEQGMELPPASESVELQFKSDENENKRPPGQPSGP; encoded by the coding sequence GTGAGCCGAGTTTCATGTGATATTATTCAGGATTTGCTGCCCTTGTACTATGATCATGTGTGCAGCGCAGACACCAAGGCCCTGGTAGAAGAGCATTTGGCCGATTGCCCGGATTGCCGGGAAGTGCTAAGCCACATAAGCTCCCCTATGCCGCTGCCAGCCCAAACGATTGATCAAAACCGTGATGAGGGAGCCGGATTGCGGCAAGTTGCCGCCCAATGGTCGCGCACCAAGTGGATCGCGTTTACCAAAGGTTTGTTGCTCACTTGTCTAGCCGTTGGACTCCTGTTCCTGGTATATGTAGGCCTGTTCAAATGGAACATTACCAACGTACCTACCCGCGTTATGCAAGTATCCGATATTAGCCAGCTGAAGGATGGACGCATTGTCTATCATGTGAAGATGACCGACGGTTTCAACGTCAATCAGGCTAGCGGTCACTCCGATGCTAACGGAAATTTGTACATCACACCCAAGCGCCCCATTATCAAGTCCAAAAAGTTCGCGGATCTGGGACTTTCTAACATGTACTATTTCAACGATATTAAAGAGCGGAATGCCTATGAGAAGAGCTTTGGCGATGGTGTTCAAATCAAGGCCCTCTACCTGGGAACGCCCGACGACCGAATTCTGATCTGGGAACAAGGCATGGAGCTGCCTCCGGCAAGCGAGTCCGTCGAGTTGCAGTTTAAAAGTGATGAGAATGAAAACAAGAGACCGCCAGGGCAGCCATCTGGGCCCTGA
- a CDS encoding DUF4179 domain-containing protein yields MNPIDLNKELREAGKQWNTTVPEIIRRRQDEVYASLAELPMQTETDQKRRSKKVRRIVGAVAAAAFIGVISSAYVSPIMAESLKKIPVIGSIFKLTDDLGLQTAEERGLVAMTDAKVTHEGVTLSIPEVSYDGIRLSMAVKREGEGFAGDIVNADSIMDDKSVRGSINDVEVLINGQSIYDKSYPGKLGLSGKPTSDPNVVMYELFDYSYLTDGKVPIPDQFQLEVRISLDGIEEPFAMKIPVHKNNEQLVISSGETREWGSLRLTLEQVNFTPITTVVRINVEQTDSAKSLRNNILLYEVSDDQGRVLGAIGAMGTFNDNSLKHQRDELLFERFADAPAYITLKPFLPEYQDPSAKSGPFKIDKHGEIVKTYLKDLEITVPVDQTILKKLYGQQ; encoded by the coding sequence ATGAACCCAATTGATCTGAATAAAGAGCTACGGGAGGCCGGAAAACAATGGAACACCACGGTTCCGGAAATCATCCGACGCCGGCAGGATGAGGTCTATGCTTCCTTGGCTGAACTTCCCATGCAGACCGAGACCGATCAGAAACGCCGCTCCAAAAAGGTGCGCAGAATTGTAGGAGCCGTAGCCGCGGCCGCCTTCATCGGGGTAATCAGCAGCGCTTATGTATCGCCGATCATGGCCGAGTCGCTCAAGAAAATACCGGTGATCGGCAGCATTTTCAAATTGACCGACGACCTGGGACTGCAAACGGCGGAAGAACGTGGCCTGGTAGCTATGACGGACGCCAAGGTCACCCATGAAGGAGTGACGCTTAGCATCCCTGAGGTCTCATATGACGGTATTCGTTTGTCCATGGCTGTCAAACGGGAAGGTGAAGGATTTGCTGGAGACATAGTGAATGCCGATAGCATAATGGATGACAAATCAGTCAGAGGCTCCATAAACGATGTTGAAGTGCTTATCAACGGCCAGTCTATTTATGACAAATCTTACCCCGGTAAGCTGGGTTTGAGCGGCAAACCGACATCAGATCCGAATGTGGTAATGTACGAACTGTTTGATTACTCCTACTTGACCGATGGAAAAGTTCCTATCCCCGATCAGTTTCAGTTAGAGGTCAGGATCTCGCTTGATGGTATTGAAGAACCATTTGCCATGAAGATTCCGGTCCACAAGAACAACGAGCAATTAGTAATCTCTTCAGGAGAGACAAGGGAATGGGGTAGTCTCAGATTAACCCTTGAGCAGGTTAACTTTACGCCGATTACAACGGTAGTTCGAATAAATGTCGAGCAGACAGACTCAGCAAAAAGCCTCCGTAACAATATCCTGCTATACGAGGTTTCGGATGATCAAGGCCGGGTGCTCGGTGCGATAGGCGCTATGGGAACTTTCAACGATAACAGTCTCAAGCATCAGCGAGATGAGCTGCTGTTTGAACGCTTTGCAGACGCTCCAGCTTATATCACGCTAAAGCCGTTTCTACCCGAATACCAGGATCCTTCGGCGAAAAGCGGTCCATTTAAAATCGATAAGCATGGTGAGATTGTCAAAACCTACTTAAAGGACCTGGAGATCACGGTGCCTGTGGATCAGACCATTCTGAAAAAACTGTACGGCCAGCAGTGA
- a CDS encoding LLM class flavin-dependent oxidoreductase — protein sequence MEIGVSSFVETWPDVKTGEVISHAQRLREVVEEIVLADQVGLDVYGVGEHHRKDYAASSPAVVLAAAASQTKWIRLTSAVTVLSSADPVRVFQDFATLDAISNGRAEIMAGRGSFIESFPLFGYDLSHYDELFEEKLELLLKIRESEKVTWQGGHRPAIHNLGVYPRPVQNPLPVWIGSGGNSESVVRAGLLGLPLVLAIIGGSPLQFAPLVKLYKEAAAHAGHDVSKLPIGSHSHGFIAEDTEMAADKFFPSTQASMNVLGRERGWGFYDRARFDAARSFEGALYVGDPETVAQKIIHLRKHVGITRFMLHVPVGTMPHDEVMRAIELLGTEVAPRVRKEIDRWEAAGEPAE from the coding sequence ATGGAGATTGGGGTTAGCTCGTTCGTAGAGACTTGGCCGGATGTAAAGACAGGCGAAGTGATAAGCCACGCTCAGCGGCTGCGTGAGGTTGTTGAGGAAATCGTCCTGGCTGATCAGGTGGGATTGGATGTATATGGGGTAGGTGAGCATCATCGTAAGGATTATGCGGCATCATCGCCTGCGGTTGTGCTCGCCGCGGCTGCGTCCCAGACGAAGTGGATTCGGCTGACGAGTGCGGTTACGGTGCTGTCCTCCGCTGATCCGGTGCGGGTGTTTCAGGATTTTGCCACCTTGGATGCCATCTCGAACGGGCGTGCCGAGATTATGGCGGGCAGAGGTTCATTCATCGAATCATTCCCGTTATTCGGCTACGATCTGAGCCATTATGATGAGCTGTTCGAGGAGAAGCTGGAGCTGCTGCTCAAAATCCGCGAGTCGGAAAAAGTAACCTGGCAGGGCGGGCATCGCCCTGCGATTCATAACTTAGGCGTCTATCCGCGCCCGGTTCAGAATCCGCTACCGGTATGGATTGGCAGCGGAGGCAATTCGGAATCGGTTGTACGCGCTGGCCTGCTCGGTCTGCCGCTGGTACTGGCGATTATCGGCGGAAGTCCCCTGCAGTTCGCGCCGCTGGTTAAGCTGTATAAAGAGGCGGCCGCTCACGCGGGACATGATGTATCAAAGCTGCCGATCGGCTCGCATTCCCATGGATTTATTGCGGAAGATACGGAGATGGCAGCGGACAAGTTCTTCCCATCTACCCAAGCCAGCATGAATGTATTGGGACGGGAGCGGGGCTGGGGATTCTATGACCGCGCAAGATTCGATGCGGCTCGAAGCTTCGAAGGTGCGCTCTATGTCGGAGACCCGGAGACGGTCGCCCAAAAAATCATTCATCTGCGCAAGCATGTGGGCATTACCCGCTTCATGCTTCACGTGCCCGTGGGAACAATGCCTCACGACGAAGTCATGAGAGCCATTGAACTGCTGGGAACCGAAGTCGCCCCTCGGGTGCGCAAGGAAATCGACCGCTGGGAAGCCGCGGGTGAACCTGCGGAGTAA
- a CDS encoding MFS transporter gives METQRLMRVVMFTLCLSAMSGLMFNFVLPDMREEFGLTTAQVSWVSSSYSLIYGVGTVLYGKLTERIQLRNLITIGLLLFAVGSLVGLFSQVFWMVLVSRCLQAVGAAAIPATAMLIPIRYIAPERRGSAMATAFVGLSIGSALGPIVSSLVASIADWRWLFSIPLLILITIPLYRKYLKEEKLQSSGQFDWLGGGLLAAAVTFLLLGVTNGSWWQPLLGLLAMGLLIMRIRTAAVPFVDPGLFRNKNYTLRLIVMFIVSGIGFSLHFLSPLLLSEVQGLSPGWVGFVMVPAAIASALLGKAGGRLADGRGNTYLFLVAVGLLLACFALLSTFIGISPVLIAVFLILGHVGQTFVMIALSNSVSLSLHKEQAGVGMGLMQMLNFISAGMASGVYGKMLDIQSGIHWNPAHFYTEGNLYSNIYLALAVLLIAIMLFYYVQFGQRESKGIVLESPN, from the coding sequence ATGGAAACACAGAGATTAATGCGCGTTGTGATGTTCACCTTATGTCTGTCCGCGATGAGCGGCTTGATGTTTAACTTCGTGCTGCCGGATATGCGGGAGGAATTCGGCCTGACGACGGCTCAAGTCAGCTGGGTCAGTTCTTCATATTCCTTGATCTATGGCGTCGGAACGGTCCTATATGGGAAGCTCACGGAACGGATTCAACTTCGAAATCTGATTACGATCGGACTGCTCCTGTTCGCGGTCGGATCGCTGGTCGGCCTGTTCTCGCAAGTGTTCTGGATGGTGCTGGTCAGCAGATGTCTGCAGGCCGTCGGAGCCGCGGCGATTCCGGCAACGGCGATGTTAATTCCGATACGCTACATTGCACCCGAGCGAAGGGGATCGGCTATGGCCACGGCATTCGTGGGATTGTCCATCGGCAGTGCGCTGGGTCCCATCGTGTCTTCACTTGTAGCCAGTATTGCAGATTGGCGCTGGTTATTCTCTATTCCGCTGCTGATCTTAATCACGATTCCTTTATATCGAAAATACTTGAAGGAAGAAAAACTTCAGTCCTCCGGCCAATTCGATTGGCTGGGAGGCGGACTGTTAGCGGCGGCGGTTACCTTTCTCCTGCTCGGCGTCACGAACGGATCCTGGTGGCAGCCTCTTCTTGGGCTGCTGGCAATGGGGCTGCTTATCATGCGTATTCGCACGGCTGCCGTACCGTTCGTAGATCCGGGATTATTCCGGAACAAAAACTATACCCTCCGATTAATCGTGATGTTCATCGTTAGCGGCATCGGGTTCTCTCTGCATTTTCTAAGCCCGTTGTTGCTGTCGGAGGTACAGGGGCTCTCGCCGGGGTGGGTAGGTTTTGTCATGGTACCGGCAGCAATCGCGTCGGCCTTGCTGGGTAAAGCAGGCGGAAGGCTTGCGGATGGGAGGGGGAATACGTATCTCTTCCTTGTGGCCGTCGGATTATTGCTGGCATGCTTTGCGCTGCTGTCTACTTTCATTGGAATATCGCCTGTTCTGATCGCGGTCTTCTTGATTCTCGGACATGTGGGACAGACGTTTGTCATGATTGCATTGTCCAATTCCGTTTCGCTCAGCCTGCACAAGGAACAAGCGGGAGTCGGGATGGGACTGATGCAGATGCTGAATTTTATATCGGCAGGCATGGCCTCGGGCGTGTACGGCAAGATGCTGGATATCCAGTCCGGCATCCACTGGAATCCGGCCCACTTCTACACGGAGGGGAACCTCTATAGCAATATCTACCTAGCTTTGGCTGTGCTGCTGATAGCCATCATGCTGTTCTATTATGTTCAGTTCGGTCAAAGAGAGTCCAAGGGGATTGTGTTGGAAAGCCCAAATTAA
- a CDS encoding SRPBCC domain-containing protein has translation MTNQMITRVEGQVLVLERVFNAPRELVYKVFTDGEHLKQWWGPRGWEVTVSNMDFRPGGSWHYCMKCLDKNQGDFYGMESWGKSVYQEIEEPEKIVLIDYFSDAEGTIAEGMPAPISTMTFVEQDGKTKLINRAVYDSPEALKTVLDMGMEEGVTQTWDRLEEYLAAKQ, from the coding sequence ATGACAAACCAAATGATTACGCGGGTTGAAGGGCAAGTACTTGTATTGGAACGTGTATTTAATGCACCAAGAGAACTGGTATACAAGGTATTTACGGATGGAGAGCATCTGAAGCAATGGTGGGGGCCTCGCGGATGGGAGGTTACCGTATCCAACATGGATTTCCGTCCAGGCGGCTCGTGGCATTACTGCATGAAGTGTTTGGATAAGAACCAGGGCGATTTCTACGGAATGGAATCCTGGGGCAAATCGGTGTACCAGGAGATCGAAGAGCCGGAGAAAATTGTCCTTATCGATTATTTCTCCGATGCGGAAGGTACCATTGCAGAGGGAATGCCTGCTCCTATTTCTACGATGACCTTTGTGGAGCAGGATGGGAAGACCAAGCTGATCAACCGGGCAGTGTACGATTCTCCGGAGGCTCTTAAAACCGTGCTGGATATGGGGATGGAAGAGGGCGTAACGCAAACCTGGGATCGTCTAGAGGAATACTTGGCAGCCAAACAATAA
- a CDS encoding FMN-dependent NADH-azoreductase, with protein MTTTLFIKANNRQGSVTGRLYDAFLESYRVAHPKDTVIEVDLYKEHIPYLDEVMINGNFKSAMGMELTPEEKAMSDIVTKHLEQFIAADKVVFAFPLWNLTVPAVLHSYLDYMHHPRKTFQYTEQGLVGLLSDKKAALLNARGGVYAEGDTSEMAVSFVKNHLNVFGITNVTTLVIEGHNQFRDRSEEIIEQGLRQAAEAAQGF; from the coding sequence ATGACAACAACCTTATTTATCAAAGCCAATAACCGCCAAGGGTCTGTAACGGGAAGACTATATGACGCGTTTCTGGAGAGCTATCGGGTGGCCCATCCGAAGGATACCGTAATTGAAGTGGATCTGTATAAGGAGCATATTCCTTATCTGGATGAAGTGATGATTAACGGGAATTTTAAGTCTGCTATGGGCATGGAACTCACACCGGAAGAAAAGGCTATGAGTGATATAGTCACCAAACATCTGGAGCAGTTCATAGCCGCAGACAAGGTGGTGTTTGCGTTCCCGCTATGGAACCTGACCGTCCCGGCTGTTTTGCATTCGTACCTGGACTACATGCACCATCCGCGCAAAACCTTCCAGTACACGGAGCAAGGGTTGGTGGGGCTCTTATCCGATAAAAAGGCGGCCTTATTGAATGCCAGAGGCGGCGTATATGCGGAAGGAGACACGTCGGAGATGGCGGTAAGCTTCGTTAAGAATCACCTGAACGTATTCGGCATTACGAATGTGACTACCCTTGTGATTGAAGGGCATAATCAATTCCGAGACCGGAGTGAGGAGATCATTGAGCAGGGATTGCGGCAAGCTGCAGAGGCGGCTCAAGGGTTTTGA
- a CDS encoding DUF5643 domain-containing protein: MKKAYKVLSTAALAATMLGGAAWGNAEAAATKTAVTKTAVQKTENSKQAVIASATQGEITLSATKAIHDGNHIQIIIERSGKELSGEITGKYDPELEDVIYAEGAINNLDVLIDGKPLHSLGNALADRPDLRWGTVGNDAIQISLSDASWLGKNIKPLPDKFKLTANVYLEGTKKPFKLNIPIQKSAEKPVVLQPNVTKTSGKMTMTLKKAALMSTSSRVQLILKGYEKNREEYQSISYDFVDDQGNKLEMISARGTDENNKNDDMYYDFILEKLDKDVKSITLKPYKPEFIEGNSGPYKLDSDGNVIKHYIEDLEMTFSVK; encoded by the coding sequence ATGAAAAAAGCATATAAAGTTCTATCTACCGCTGCACTTGCAGCCACCATGTTAGGCGGGGCTGCCTGGGGTAACGCTGAAGCAGCCGCAACCAAAACAGCAGTCACCAAAACGGCAGTTCAAAAAACGGAAAACAGCAAACAAGCTGTGATTGCTAGCGCGACTCAAGGGGAAATTACACTTAGCGCAACTAAGGCCATTCACGACGGCAACCACATTCAAATTATAATTGAACGGAGCGGAAAAGAGCTTTCCGGTGAAATAACTGGGAAATATGATCCTGAACTCGAAGACGTGATTTATGCCGAAGGCGCCATCAATAACTTGGACGTTCTAATTGACGGCAAGCCTCTCCATAGTCTTGGCAACGCCCTTGCGGACAGACCAGACTTGCGCTGGGGAACTGTGGGCAATGACGCCATCCAGATCTCGCTATCCGACGCTTCCTGGCTTGGAAAGAATATTAAGCCTCTGCCAGACAAGTTCAAGCTCACCGCTAACGTTTATCTGGAAGGAACCAAAAAACCTTTTAAATTGAACATTCCTATCCAAAAATCGGCGGAGAAACCAGTTGTGCTGCAGCCGAATGTAACCAAAACATCGGGTAAAATGACCATGACGCTCAAGAAGGCGGCACTTATGTCCACTTCTTCCCGAGTGCAGCTGATCTTAAAGGGATATGAGAAAAATCGCGAAGAGTATCAAAGCATCTCTTACGATTTTGTGGATGACCAAGGGAACAAGCTGGAGATGATAAGCGCAAGAGGCACGGACGAGAACAATAAGAATGACGACATGTATTACGACTTCATTCTGGAAAAATTGGATAAAGACGTAAAATCCATCACCTTGAAGCCTTACAAGCCTGAATTTATAGAAGGCAATTCCGGCCCATACAAACTAGACAGTGACGGCAATGTTATCAAACACTATATTGAAGATCTGGAGATGACGTTTTCCGTAAAGTAG